In Spirochaetaceae bacterium, one DNA window encodes the following:
- a CDS encoding Gfo/Idh/MocA family oxidoreductase: MASVSLRLAGVSFRGFKSRMQLIHVGLGGFGRRWMEVVLADRNWRYAAVATRSAEAQRFAAERTGLAPERCTDSLAAALERAPEADAVLVTTPYFRHEDDVVTALRHGKHVLVEKPLTDTAAAGERMRAAAAGAGTTVMVGEDYRFRGGAVAMREIVQGGEIGVPEVIDLQYFVSHRFAAGDWRNELRYPVLLENNTHQVDLLRYVTGCEALAVTASTMTSAADSPWPFPSVAALIEMDRGLSVTFSASWALADLNTPWEGVWTVRGPRGALRWDEAGIILFRGTRQRQLAAADSAPRLDLVLAEFTAALREGRAPSVDLAGNLKTLAVVLAMIRSGEQHRRVELTAG, from the coding sequence GTGGCGAGCGTCTCTCTCCGGCTGGCCGGCGTTTCGTTCCGGGGGTTCAAGTCGCGCATGCAGTTGATTCATGTGGGTCTGGGCGGTTTCGGCCGGCGCTGGATGGAAGTGGTGCTGGCCGACCGGAACTGGCGGTACGCCGCCGTGGCCACGCGTTCCGCGGAGGCGCAGCGCTTCGCGGCCGAGCGCACCGGCTTGGCCCCGGAGCGCTGCACGGACTCGCTGGCGGCGGCGCTGGAGCGAGCGCCGGAGGCCGACGCGGTACTGGTGACCACGCCTTACTTCCGCCACGAGGACGACGTGGTGACGGCGCTGCGGCATGGCAAGCACGTGCTGGTGGAGAAGCCGCTCACCGACACCGCCGCCGCCGGCGAGCGCATGCGCGCCGCGGCGGCCGGCGCGGGCACCACCGTGATGGTGGGCGAGGACTATCGATTCCGCGGCGGCGCCGTCGCCATGCGCGAAATCGTGCAGGGCGGGGAGATCGGCGTGCCGGAGGTGATCGACCTGCAGTACTTCGTTTCGCACCGGTTCGCGGCGGGCGACTGGCGCAACGAGTTGCGCTACCCGGTGCTGCTCGAGAACAACACCCACCAGGTCGACCTGCTGCGCTACGTCACCGGTTGCGAAGCGCTGGCGGTAACGGCGAGCACGATGACCAGCGCCGCGGATTCGCCGTGGCCGTTTCCGTCGGTCGCGGCCCTGATCGAGATGGATCGCGGGCTCAGCGTCACCTTTTCGGCAAGCTGGGCGCTTGCCGACCTGAACACGCCGTGGGAGGGCGTCTGGACGGTGCGCGGGCCGCGCGGCGCGCTGCGCTGGGACGAAGCGGGCATTATCCTGTTCCGCGGAACACGGCAGCGGCAACTGGCCGCCGCCGACAGCGCGCCGCGGCTCGACCTGGTGCTTGCGGAGTTCACCGCGGCACTGCGGGAAGGGCGAGCCCCGAGCGTGGACCTGGCCGGCAACCTGAAGACGCTGGCGGTGGTGCTGGCAATGATCCGCTCCGGCGAACAGCACCGGCGGGTAGAACTGACCGCCGGATAG
- a CDS encoding ThuA domain-containing protein, protein MQQQQQALIVWGGWDGHEPGPVAEIFGGVLEGEGFAVEVSTTLDRFLDADSLAGLDLIVPIWTMGAISREQVEPVVEAVAGGVGLAGCHGGMCDAFRDSVEWQFMTGGNWVSHPGGDGVEYVVNLQRGSSEITDGLDDFTVRSEQYYLHVDPAVDVLASTRFPVVDWYHSSNGPVDMPVVWTKRWGAGRVFYNSLGHKADIIAQPAPLELMRRGFLWAAAGKRVAREQGVTAADFRSAAKMF, encoded by the coding sequence ATGCAGCAACAGCAGCAAGCGTTGATCGTCTGGGGTGGCTGGGACGGCCATGAGCCGGGGCCGGTTGCGGAGATTTTCGGCGGCGTGTTGGAAGGGGAGGGTTTCGCGGTGGAAGTGTCCACCACGCTGGACCGTTTCCTGGACGCGGACAGCCTCGCCGGCCTGGACCTGATCGTGCCGATCTGGACCATGGGCGCCATCAGCCGCGAGCAGGTGGAGCCGGTGGTGGAGGCGGTCGCCGGCGGGGTCGGCCTGGCCGGCTGCCACGGCGGCATGTGCGACGCGTTCCGCGACTCGGTGGAGTGGCAGTTCATGACCGGCGGCAACTGGGTGTCGCATCCCGGCGGCGACGGGGTCGAGTACGTGGTCAACCTGCAGCGCGGCTCCAGCGAAATCACCGACGGGCTCGACGACTTCACCGTGCGCTCGGAGCAGTACTACCTGCACGTCGACCCGGCGGTGGACGTGCTGGCCTCCACCCGCTTTCCGGTGGTGGACTGGTATCACTCCAGCAATGGCCCGGTGGACATGCCGGTGGTGTGGACCAAGCGCTGGGGCGCCGGGCGCGTGTTCTACAACTCGCTCGGCCACAAGGCCGACATCATCGCGCAGCCGGCCCCGCTGGAGCTGATGCGGCGCGGTTTCCTGTGGGCGGCCGCCGGCAAGCGCGTCGCCCGCGAGCAGGGCGTGACCGCGGCCGACTTCCGCAGCGCCGCCAAGATGTTCTAG
- a CDS encoding phytanoyl-CoA dioxygenase family protein, with protein sequence MKTLDEHLAEFKQVGFTLFPGMLDAQWVREMRAAFDAIADRIPSADGSRPSVLVDVLEHQPRLVLSALANERLLDFAEMVIGPHVQLESITYRRTPPDPDPGAAANPVLGFHRDMFAFFPDDGVYHRPLLFNALSYLQDLTDDSGPLRIIPGSHMRAMGMTSEEAKRPHPEEVILYPKAGDVAVFHCSMLHSGSANRSADYRYLFFLTLNHSWLKHRANYRGPVSQAVIARARERGDRRLLRLLGVDDQFVRRANCGFREPDEDNWRRWIAEDAAARTRA encoded by the coding sequence ATGAAGACGCTCGACGAGCACCTCGCGGAATTCAAGCAGGTCGGGTTCACGCTGTTTCCCGGCATGCTGGACGCGCAGTGGGTGCGCGAGATGCGTGCCGCGTTCGATGCCATCGCCGACCGTATCCCGAGCGCGGACGGCAGTCGCCCGAGCGTATTGGTCGACGTGCTCGAGCACCAGCCGCGGCTCGTCCTGAGCGCGCTCGCCAACGAGCGCCTGCTCGACTTCGCTGAGATGGTGATCGGCCCGCACGTGCAACTGGAGTCGATCACCTACCGGCGCACGCCGCCCGATCCCGATCCCGGTGCCGCCGCCAACCCGGTACTGGGGTTCCACCGCGACATGTTCGCGTTCTTTCCCGACGACGGCGTCTACCACCGCCCGCTGCTGTTCAACGCGCTCTCCTACCTGCAGGACCTGACCGACGACAGCGGCCCGCTGCGCATCATTCCCGGCTCGCACATGCGCGCCATGGGCATGACCAGTGAGGAAGCGAAGCGCCCGCACCCCGAAGAGGTAATCCTCTACCCCAAGGCCGGCGACGTCGCCGTGTTCCACTGCAGCATGCTGCACTCCGGGTCGGCCAACCGCTCCGCCGACTACCGCTACCTGTTCTTCCTCACCCTCAACCACTCGTGGCTCAAGCATCGCGCCAACTACCGCGGCCCGGTCTCGCAGGCGGTGATCGCGCGGGCGCGCGAGCGGGGCGACCGCCGCCTGCTGCGCCTGCTCGGCGTCGACGACCAGTTCGTGCGGCGCGCCAACTGCGGCTTCCGGGAACCGGACGAGGACAACTGGCGCCGCTGGATCGCCGAAGACGCCGCCGCCCGCACACGGGCGTAA
- a CDS encoding AAA family ATPase, whose amino-acid sequence MLKRVHIRGYKSLADVDVCLPRLAVLFGPNASGKSNLLDALQLLSKLGTSKTLKQAFDPPYRGKPLESFTFDERGIRGLLAETELSFSIEVDLCLSDGIVEAVDREIQEMRRPSGKSAGREAGRVTSRVRERDLRYRIEVEMLPSSGVLRVADEYLAALNAKGEPTGKRKPFIERRSDKIHVRFEGQAHPTYYDRYLDHTILSMPHYPPHYPHLVAARRELESWFFFYFEPRERMRAANPVKEVRHLGLMGEELASFLNTMKALDKGRFAAVEKALQALMPQISGIELDVSDLGEVELRLKEGGIAVPSRVLSEGTLRMLGLLALTGAEDAPALVGFEEPENGVHPGRIALIAELLKTQESFRRTQYLMTTHSPILPDLLEDRALLVVRRNNNETRVDPFSTWGPLDRRSSIGEALADGASQLSVSERILRGDFDA is encoded by the coding sequence ATGCTGAAACGCGTCCACATTCGAGGCTATAAGTCACTTGCCGACGTTGACGTTTGTCTTCCACGGCTCGCCGTGCTGTTTGGCCCGAACGCTTCAGGAAAGAGCAATCTCCTGGATGCGCTCCAATTGCTGTCCAAGCTCGGCACCAGCAAGACGCTGAAGCAGGCGTTTGATCCTCCCTACCGAGGCAAGCCGCTCGAATCATTTACGTTCGATGAACGAGGCATCAGGGGACTTCTTGCGGAGACAGAACTGTCGTTCAGCATAGAGGTCGACCTTTGCCTCTCGGATGGCATAGTAGAAGCCGTCGATCGCGAGATACAGGAGATGCGACGTCCGAGCGGCAAGTCGGCGGGAAGGGAAGCGGGCAGGGTCACTTCCCGGGTTCGGGAGCGCGATCTGCGCTACCGAATCGAGGTCGAAATGCTGCCGAGTTCCGGCGTGCTGCGCGTAGCCGACGAATACCTGGCCGCGCTGAACGCCAAGGGCGAACCGACCGGCAAGCGCAAACCGTTCATAGAGCGCCGCAGTGACAAGATACACGTTCGATTCGAAGGTCAGGCGCACCCGACCTACTACGACCGCTACCTGGATCACACCATTCTCTCCATGCCGCACTATCCTCCGCACTACCCGCACCTTGTTGCGGCGCGTCGCGAGCTGGAGAGCTGGTTCTTCTTTTACTTCGAACCGCGCGAACGCATGAGGGCGGCCAACCCCGTCAAGGAGGTCCGCCACCTGGGATTGATGGGTGAGGAGCTCGCTTCGTTCCTGAATACCATGAAGGCACTGGACAAGGGCCGATTCGCGGCCGTCGAGAAGGCGCTGCAGGCACTGATGCCTCAGATCAGCGGAATCGAGCTTGACGTAAGTGACTTGGGCGAGGTCGAGTTGCGTCTGAAGGAGGGCGGCATCGCCGTGCCTTCTCGAGTGCTTTCCGAAGGCACTTTGCGAATGCTCGGTCTATTGGCGCTCACGGGTGCGGAAGACGCTCCTGCTCTGGTCGGGTTCGAGGAGCCGGAAAATGGAGTCCATCCGGGACGCATCGCATTGATCGCCGAACTGCTGAAGACTCAGGAGAGCTTCCGCAGAACTCAGTACCTGATGACGACCCACTCGCCGATTCTGCCGGATCTGCTGGAGGACCGGGCGCTGCTCGTCGTGCGCCGGAACAACAACGAGACGCGGGTCGATCCGTTCTCTACTTGGGGCCCGTTGGATCGCCGGTCAAGCATAGGGGAAGCGCTCGCCGACGGCGCGTCGCAACTGTCCGTCTCAGAACGAATTCTGAGAGGGGACTTTGATGCATGA
- a CDS encoding bile acid:sodium symporter: MAAPARAGAWLRKNWFFVGLLAAVAGGLAAPEAGTAASGGGLTATVLVVALFFLSGLSLPTEAIRTGLRDVRLHLVLQAFIFIVAPVYFAASAALLWRGGDPRILAGIYALAVLPTTVSSCIVFTQLARGNVVATIFNASLANVAGVFLSPLLLSLLLQQTGRALPPDELVRVLSSLVLRMLLPVALGQLARAALREWAQRHGKKIGVFMNAAILVIIWFSFSQPARDPEFAASLLRLWPLFVYLAISHLLLLGAAWGAGRALRLDKANTYTVLFVAPQKTLAMGAPLLTTYFATMPDLLGVALLPLIIYHLWQLTIASFLPRLLGPVDHPEQRPA; the protein is encoded by the coding sequence ATGGCGGCACCAGCCCGAGCCGGCGCCTGGCTGCGCAAGAACTGGTTCTTCGTCGGTCTGCTCGCCGCGGTGGCGGGCGGCCTGGCGGCGCCGGAAGCGGGTACCGCGGCCAGCGGGGGTGGGCTCACGGCCACCGTGCTGGTGGTGGCCCTGTTCTTCCTGTCCGGCCTGAGCCTGCCCACCGAGGCGATCCGCACCGGGCTGCGCGACGTGCGCCTGCACCTGGTCCTGCAGGCGTTCATCTTCATCGTCGCGCCGGTATACTTCGCCGCCAGCGCGGCGCTGCTGTGGCGCGGCGGCGATCCGCGCATCCTGGCCGGTATCTATGCGCTGGCGGTGCTGCCCACCACGGTGTCGAGCTGCATCGTGTTCACCCAGCTCGCGCGCGGCAACGTGGTCGCCACCATCTTCAACGCGTCGCTGGCCAACGTCGCCGGGGTGTTCCTGTCGCCGCTGCTGCTGTCGCTGCTGCTGCAGCAGACCGGCCGCGCGCTGCCGCCCGACGAGCTGGTGCGCGTGCTCTCTTCCCTGGTGTTGCGCATGCTGCTGCCGGTCGCGCTCGGCCAACTGGCGCGCGCCGCGCTGCGCGAGTGGGCGCAGCGCCACGGCAAGAAGATCGGCGTGTTCATGAACGCCGCCATCCTGGTGATCATCTGGTTCTCGTTCTCTCAGCCCGCGCGCGACCCGGAGTTCGCCGCTTCGCTGCTGCGCCTGTGGCCGCTGTTCGTGTACCTGGCGATCTCCCACCTGCTGCTGCTCGGCGCCGCCTGGGGCGCCGGCCGCGCACTGCGGCTGGACAAGGCCAACACCTACACGGTGCTGTTCGTGGCGCCGCAGAAGACCCTGGCGATGGGTGCGCCGTTGCTCACCACCTACTTCGCCACCATGCCCGACCTGCTCGGCGTCGCCCTGCTGCCGCTGATCATCTACCACCTGTGGCAGCTCACCATCGCCAGCTTCCTCCCCCGCCTCCTCGGCCCCGTCGACCACCCGGAACAACGGCCGGCCTGA
- a CDS encoding sugar phosphate isomerase/epimerase yields the protein MQIGFNMLLWTPFVTEEHFPLFAPLKETGYDGVELEIFEGTPDHYAKVARELDNHGLRRTGVTIIPDQERNILSADPAHRSAGVDHMKWAIDCAAALGAELLCGPFYQPLGQFTGTGPTAEEQQRAADAHRQAAEYAAQAGIPLVVEALNRFECYFLNTLADTAAHVERVGHANFHLMYDTFHANLEEKDPVGAIAEHLPLIKHVHVSENDRGAPGSGHVPWDATFRALRRGGYDAWLTIEAFGRTLPELAATTCVWRDFSASNEEVYQLGFRTIRDGWRRAAPE from the coding sequence ATGCAGATTGGCTTTAACATGCTGCTCTGGACACCGTTCGTGACCGAGGAGCACTTCCCCCTTTTCGCGCCGCTCAAGGAGACCGGCTACGACGGCGTGGAGCTGGAGATATTCGAGGGCACGCCCGACCACTATGCGAAGGTGGCGCGGGAGCTGGACAACCACGGCCTGCGCCGCACCGGCGTCACCATCATCCCCGACCAGGAGCGCAACATCCTCAGCGCCGACCCGGCGCACCGCTCCGCCGGGGTGGACCACATGAAGTGGGCGATCGACTGCGCCGCCGCGCTCGGCGCCGAGCTCCTGTGCGGACCGTTCTATCAGCCGCTCGGGCAATTCACCGGCACCGGACCGACGGCGGAGGAACAGCAGCGCGCCGCCGACGCCCACCGCCAAGCCGCCGAGTACGCCGCTCAGGCCGGCATCCCGCTCGTCGTGGAAGCGCTCAACCGCTTCGAGTGCTACTTCCTGAACACGCTCGCCGACACCGCGGCGCACGTCGAGCGCGTCGGCCACGCCAACTTCCACCTGATGTACGACACCTTCCACGCCAACCTGGAGGAGAAGGATCCGGTCGGCGCGATCGCCGAGCACCTGCCGCTGATCAAGCACGTGCACGTGTCCGAGAACGACCGCGGCGCCCCCGGCAGCGGCCACGTGCCGTGGGATGCCACCTTCCGGGCCCTGCGCCGGGGCGGCTACGACGCCTGGCTCACCATCGAGGCGTTCGGGCGCACGCTGCCGGAGCTGGCCGCCACCACCTGCGTGTGGCGCGACTTCTCGGCCAGCAACGAGGAGGTGTACCAACTCGGCTTCAGGACCATCCGCGACGGCTGGCGGCGCGCCGCGCCGGAGTAA
- a CDS encoding ADP-ribosylglycohydrolase family protein, whose translation MTAREEEVEHEDRFVGALLGGAVGDALGSFCEGWPRERILEVEDLMGHYRDLRRHGEVVRAGGAYTDDTQQALVLVESLLARGCVDPGDVAARLLRMWRAGELYGYGRAFREALERMASGVPWHQAASTDMPSNGTVMKIAPIGLWHWRSEVRLDADAAAVSRLTHKDPRAVAPAVAIAQVVRHLAAGGAPAVDEVVALAERSAGAVHAATGHLIGQVRRLLELPADDAYAELLEMPESRIRAGGQGIPSEAPVTAVVALEAFLRTPGEFDATVRRALTCGGDVDTFAAVAGNLSGACNGAQAIADHLRAGLPAADHITRLARDLYRKSLLV comes from the coding sequence GTGACGGCCAGGGAGGAAGAGGTGGAGCACGAGGATCGTTTCGTGGGGGCGCTGCTCGGCGGCGCGGTAGGGGATGCGCTCGGCAGCTTCTGCGAGGGCTGGCCGCGGGAGCGCATCCTGGAGGTGGAGGATCTCATGGGCCACTACCGCGACCTGCGGCGCCACGGCGAGGTGGTGCGTGCCGGCGGGGCCTACACCGACGACACCCAGCAGGCGCTGGTGCTGGTGGAGTCGCTGCTGGCGCGCGGGTGCGTCGATCCCGGTGACGTGGCCGCCCGGTTGCTGCGCATGTGGCGCGCGGGTGAGCTGTACGGATACGGGCGAGCCTTCCGGGAGGCGCTGGAGCGCATGGCGAGCGGCGTTCCCTGGCACCAGGCGGCGTCCACCGACATGCCTTCCAACGGCACGGTGATGAAGATCGCCCCGATAGGGCTGTGGCACTGGCGGAGCGAGGTCAGGCTCGATGCCGACGCCGCCGCGGTGAGCCGACTCACCCACAAGGACCCGCGCGCCGTGGCGCCGGCCGTGGCCATCGCCCAGGTGGTGCGCCACCTGGCGGCCGGCGGCGCACCGGCGGTGGACGAGGTGGTGGCGCTGGCGGAACGGTCGGCGGGCGCGGTGCACGCCGCTACCGGCCACCTGATCGGCCAGGTGCGCCGACTGCTGGAGCTGCCCGCCGACGACGCCTACGCGGAACTCCTGGAGATGCCGGAGAGTCGGATCAGGGCCGGCGGGCAGGGAATACCCAGCGAGGCGCCGGTCACCGCCGTGGTTGCCCTGGAGGCGTTCCTGCGCACGCCCGGCGAATTCGACGCCACGGTGCGGCGGGCGCTCACCTGCGGCGGCGACGTGGACACGTTCGCCGCGGTGGCCGGCAACTTGAGCGGCGCATGCAACGGTGCGCAGGCGATCGCGGACCACCTGCGCGCCGGGCTGCCGGCCGCGGACCACATTACCCGCCTGGCACGGGATCTCTACCGAAAGTCGCTCCTTGTTTAG
- a CDS encoding ureidoglycolate lyase: protein MARRITPVPLTRDGFAPFGEVIETHGAERRVINEGSTVRFHDLARVDVAAAGGYALINLFRAQPLPLPLAVRIMEQHPLGSQAFIPLDAAPFLIVVAAAGAAPRAADLRAFVTDGRQGVNYARGVWHHPVIAMTRETDFVVVDRGGPGDNLVEVRLAADGAAAMVQGPR, encoded by the coding sequence ATGGCTCGCCGGATCACCCCCGTACCCCTGACCAGGGACGGGTTTGCCCCGTTCGGCGAGGTGATCGAAACGCACGGCGCCGAGCGGCGGGTAATCAACGAGGGCAGCACGGTGCGCTTCCATGACCTGGCGCGGGTAGACGTGGCGGCGGCGGGCGGCTACGCGCTGATCAACCTGTTCCGCGCGCAGCCGCTGCCATTGCCGCTCGCCGTCCGGATCATGGAACAGCATCCACTCGGCTCGCAGGCGTTCATTCCGCTGGACGCCGCCCCGTTTCTGATCGTGGTGGCGGCGGCCGGCGCAGCGCCGCGGGCGGCGGACCTGCGCGCCTTCGTGACCGACGGCCGCCAGGGCGTGAACTACGCACGCGGCGTGTGGCACCATCCGGTGATCGCCATGACCCGCGAGACCGACTTCGTGGTGGTCGACCGCGGCGGTCCCGGGGACAACCTGGTGGAAGTGAGGTTGGCGGCGGACGGCGCCGCGGCGATGGTGCAGGGGCCGCGGTGA